A region of Mycolicibacterium brumae DNA encodes the following proteins:
- a CDS encoding VOC family protein — translation MRINLTSVLVDDQEKALRFYTDILGFQPKHDVPVGAYRWITVVSPEAPDGVELVLEPDEHPAAKPFKKALMSDGIPVTAFSVDDVRAEYERLRSLNVQFIQEPTEMGPVTTAVFDDTCGNLIQIQSA, via the coding sequence ATGAGGATCAACCTGACGAGTGTCCTCGTCGACGATCAAGAGAAGGCCTTGCGCTTCTATACCGACATTCTGGGATTCCAGCCCAAGCATGACGTGCCTGTCGGCGCGTATCGATGGATAACCGTGGTTTCGCCGGAGGCGCCGGACGGTGTGGAGCTCGTTCTCGAACCCGACGAGCATCCGGCCGCCAAGCCCTTCAAGAAGGCCCTGATGTCCGACGGGATACCGGTGACTGCGTTCTCCGTCGACGATGTGCGCGCCGAGTACGAGCGATTGCGGTCCTTGAACGTCCAGTTCATTCAGGAGCCCACAGAAATGGGCCCCGTCACCACGGCGGTGTTCGATGACACCTGTGGAAACCTGATCCAGATCCAATCCGCCTGA
- a CDS encoding ArsR/SmtB family transcription factor, which produces MGDVFKALADPTRRTILDELTIRDGQTLFEICGRLTTNHGLTSSRQAISQHLALLEEAGLIETRREGRCKFHHLNTLPLRQIASRWCTSGRRDQS; this is translated from the coding sequence GTGGGTGATGTCTTCAAAGCGCTGGCGGACCCCACGCGCCGGACGATTCTCGACGAATTGACGATTCGGGACGGCCAAACGCTCTTTGAGATCTGCGGGCGACTGACGACCAATCACGGTCTGACGTCCTCCCGGCAAGCGATCTCGCAGCATTTGGCCCTGCTCGAGGAAGCCGGGCTCATCGAGACGCGCCGCGAGGGCCGGTGCAAGTTCCACCACCTAAACACGTTGCCGCTGAGGCAGATTGCGTCGCGCTGGTGCACGAGCGGCAGAAGGGACCAATCATGA
- a CDS encoding M20/M25/M40 family metallo-hydrolase has translation MADRRDALYGAALLIVFARELADRFPDVLHTAVGQIDVYPNSPVVVASQATLMLDLRCSDEKVLVEANELLRRQFAEIERKANVTVTQSLSHEWGINPYQPTGVDLARRSAESLGHSYEEILTVAGHDSVNMKEVVPTVMLFVPSVDGISHNEREYTLDEAMIAGLDVLTDVVRRLAEGELPRGSAGDDSPT, from the coding sequence ATGGCCGACCGTAGAGACGCCCTCTACGGCGCCGCGCTGCTCATCGTGTTCGCACGGGAACTCGCCGACCGGTTCCCCGACGTCCTGCACACCGCGGTCGGCCAGATCGATGTGTATCCCAACTCGCCGGTGGTGGTCGCCTCGCAGGCGACGCTGATGCTCGATCTGCGATGCTCGGACGAAAAGGTGCTCGTCGAGGCCAATGAGCTTCTGCGGCGCCAGTTCGCAGAGATCGAGCGGAAGGCCAATGTGACGGTGACACAATCCCTGTCGCACGAGTGGGGCATCAATCCGTATCAGCCGACGGGAGTCGACCTCGCGAGAAGGTCCGCCGAATCCCTCGGCCACTCCTACGAGGAGATCCTCACCGTGGCCGGGCACGACTCGGTCAACATGAAGGAGGTGGTGCCGACCGTGATGCTGTTCGTGCCCTCCGTCGATGGCATCTCGCACAACGAACGCGAGTACACCCTGGACGAGGCGATGATCGCGGGACTCGACGTGCTGACGGACGTGGTGCGGCGACTGGCCGAGGGCGAACTCCCGCGCGGGTCAGCCGGTGACGACTCCCCCACCTGA
- a CDS encoding DinB family protein, protein MTTPPPDAGSTDPLALLRWQFDLTWSLFEYHLERLEPDDFLWESTANCWTMRPGQGGGWTPDWADVEPAIVPVPTIGWLSWHLGWWWSVAIDHARGRIPRDRADISWPGPGAATIEWLRGMHAEWTNVLDTLGAEDLERTATFPWQEESRHSVAHMVAWVNSELMKNVAEIGQLRLLRAADGK, encoded by the coding sequence GTGACGACTCCCCCACCTGACGCCGGATCAACCGATCCGCTCGCGCTGCTGCGCTGGCAGTTCGACCTGACCTGGTCGCTGTTCGAGTACCACCTGGAGCGCCTGGAGCCCGACGACTTCCTGTGGGAATCCACCGCGAACTGCTGGACGATGCGCCCCGGCCAAGGCGGCGGCTGGACGCCCGACTGGGCCGATGTCGAACCCGCGATCGTCCCGGTCCCGACGATCGGCTGGCTGAGTTGGCATCTGGGCTGGTGGTGGAGCGTCGCCATCGATCATGCCCGCGGCAGGATCCCGCGGGATCGCGCCGACATCTCTTGGCCCGGGCCGGGCGCGGCGACAATCGAGTGGCTGCGGGGAATGCACGCCGAATGGACGAACGTGCTGGACACGCTCGGCGCCGAGGATCTGGAGCGGACAGCGACGTTCCCGTGGCAGGAGGAGTCCCGGCACAGCGTCGCGCACATGGTCGCCTGGGTGAATTCCGAGTTGATGAAGAACGTCGCCGAGATCGGCCAGCTTCGTCTGCTGCGCGCCGCGGACGGAAAATAA